From a region of the Rhodococcus sp. 4CII genome:
- a CDS encoding Rid family hydrolase — protein MKSIRTRAVTAALAASALIVGATSCSSDEAAAEAQGSTFVSKSVLEAGESNPMIAQGVAIGGGTAVYKSSGIGPGASNRTAPEGTPESYIDTDVFAGGALPAGVTITEAQGINALKRIRDNLEAQGLSLEDVVTMRVFLDNAPGTDRADYAGWNRAYRQFFANTNLDTGDTELVPLGTAEPAAPMERNSARPSRFALEVASLPAAGWLVEVEVDAVYPDGEEPR, from the coding sequence GTGAAGTCGATTCGTACCCGGGCCGTCACCGCGGCCCTCGCCGCATCCGCTCTGATCGTCGGGGCGACGTCGTGCTCCTCCGACGAGGCGGCAGCGGAGGCGCAGGGCAGTACGTTCGTATCGAAGTCGGTTCTCGAAGCGGGAGAGTCGAATCCGATGATCGCGCAGGGTGTGGCGATCGGCGGCGGGACCGCCGTGTACAAGTCGAGCGGAATCGGCCCGGGCGCGTCCAACAGGACCGCCCCCGAGGGCACGCCCGAGTCCTACATCGACACCGACGTGTTCGCGGGCGGCGCACTCCCGGCCGGCGTCACGATCACCGAGGCGCAGGGCATCAACGCGCTGAAGCGGATTCGCGACAATCTGGAGGCCCAGGGGCTGAGCCTCGAAGACGTCGTGACCATGCGGGTGTTCCTCGACAACGCCCCCGGCACCGACCGCGCCGACTACGCCGGCTGGAACCGCGCCTACCGGCAGTTCTTCGCGAACACCAACCTCGACACCGGTGACACCGAACTGGTCCCGCTCGGCACCGCGGAACCGGCCGCACCGATGGAACGGAACTCTGCGCGGCCCAGCCGCTTCGCGCTGGAGGTCGCGAGCCTGCCCGCTGCGGGCTGGCTCGTCGAAGTGGAGGTGGACGCCGTGTACCCCGACGGTGAGGAGCCCCGGTAG
- a CDS encoding ABC transporter permease: MTSTLESRTSAGPQPIPEVRNRISLEQSVANTLTMAYRGLLKIKHNPEQLFDVVVQPIIFTLMFTYIFGGAISGDVASYLPIIIPGILVQTVITTSIVTGTQLREDMDKGVFDRFKSLPIARIAPLSGALLADVVRYGIATTITFTVGIAMGYRPGGGLVGVLSAGALVVVCAFSISWIFALMGVLMSKASSVQGISMLILFPLTFMSNAFVPANTMPGWMQAFVNVNPVSHVVTAVRELVNDGHFGVHVVWSLLGAAVIVAVMAPLTVRIYMRKA; the protein is encoded by the coding sequence ATGACCAGCACCCTCGAATCCCGCACTTCCGCGGGCCCGCAGCCGATTCCGGAGGTCCGCAACCGGATCAGCCTCGAACAGTCCGTCGCCAACACGCTGACCATGGCGTACCGCGGTCTGCTCAAGATCAAGCACAACCCCGAGCAACTGTTCGACGTCGTCGTCCAGCCGATCATCTTCACGTTGATGTTCACGTACATCTTCGGTGGCGCCATCTCCGGCGACGTGGCGTCGTATCTGCCGATCATCATCCCGGGCATCCTGGTCCAGACGGTGATCACCACGTCGATCGTGACGGGCACCCAGTTGCGGGAAGACATGGACAAGGGCGTCTTCGACCGTTTCAAGTCGCTGCCGATCGCCCGCATCGCACCGCTGTCCGGCGCCCTCCTCGCCGACGTCGTGCGGTACGGCATCGCCACGACCATCACGTTCACCGTCGGCATCGCGATGGGCTACCGTCCCGGCGGCGGCCTCGTGGGGGTGTTGTCGGCCGGAGCGCTGGTCGTCGTCTGTGCCTTCTCGATCAGCTGGATCTTCGCGCTGATGGGCGTCCTGATGAGCAAAGCGTCCTCGGTGCAGGGCATTTCGATGCTCATCCTGTTTCCGCTGACGTTCATGTCCAATGCATTCGTGCCCGCGAACACGATGCCCGGCTGGATGCAGGCGTTCGTGAACGTCAACCCTGTATCGCACGTCGTGACGGCGGTGCGTGAACTCGTCAACGACGGCCATTTCGGTGTCCACGTCGTGTGGTCGCTGCTCGGCGCCGCCGTGATCGTCGCGGTCATGGCACCGCTGACGGTCCGGATCTACATGCGCAAGGCCTGA
- a CDS encoding ATP-binding cassette domain-containing protein yields the protein MNLSATPPAIEADGLVKLFGRQRAVDGVSLSVPTGSVYGVLGPNGAGKTTTVRMLATLLRPDGGEARIFGHDVVREPNAVRSLVGVTGQYASVDEDLSAVENLVIFARLLGLSRGDARRKCAELLEEFDLTEAATKPLKNFSGGMRRRLDLAASLIAHPPLLFLDEPTTGLDPRTRAQMWDTVRRLVAEGSTVLLTTQYLDEADQLADRIAVIDRGKVIADGTADELKASVGVSSLQLTLADRGRTDDARSVIAHTLGVEVAITPEIGRLTAPMTDPSLTVELLIRLRDHGIAVDEITVQKPSLDEVFLTITGHGAETVAAESDTERSVA from the coding sequence ATGAACCTCAGTGCAACTCCCCCAGCGATCGAGGCCGACGGGCTCGTGAAGCTCTTCGGCCGTCAGCGTGCCGTCGACGGCGTGAGCCTGTCCGTACCGACCGGGTCGGTGTACGGAGTGCTCGGCCCGAACGGCGCGGGCAAGACCACCACGGTGCGGATGCTGGCGACGTTGTTGCGGCCGGACGGCGGCGAGGCCCGCATCTTCGGCCACGACGTGGTGCGCGAACCGAACGCGGTGCGCTCACTGGTCGGCGTGACGGGTCAGTACGCATCGGTCGACGAGGACCTGTCCGCGGTCGAGAATCTGGTGATCTTCGCCCGGCTGCTCGGCCTGAGCCGCGGCGATGCCCGTCGCAAGTGCGCGGAACTGCTCGAGGAGTTCGATCTGACGGAGGCGGCGACGAAGCCGCTGAAGAACTTCTCCGGGGGCATGCGACGACGACTCGACCTGGCCGCCAGCCTCATCGCCCACCCGCCGCTGTTGTTCCTCGACGAGCCCACGACGGGTCTGGACCCTCGGACGCGCGCCCAGATGTGGGACACCGTTCGCCGGCTCGTCGCCGAGGGGTCGACGGTGCTGCTCACCACGCAGTACCTCGACGAGGCCGATCAGCTGGCCGATCGGATCGCCGTCATCGACCGCGGAAAGGTGATCGCGGACGGTACCGCCGACGAACTGAAGGCGTCCGTGGGCGTCTCCTCGCTGCAGTTGACGCTGGCCGATCGCGGACGGACCGACGACGCGCGGTCGGTGATCGCCCACACCCTCGGTGTGGAGGTGGCGATCACGCCGGAGATCGGCCGCCTGACCGCGCCGATGACCGATCCGTCGCTGACCGTGGAACTATTGATCCGGCTGCGCGACCACGGGATCGCCGTCGACGAGATCACCGTCCAGAAACCGAGTCTCGACGAGGTCTTCCTCACCATCACCGGGCACGGCGCGGAAACCGTTGCCGCCGAGTCCGACACCGAACGGAGCGTCGCATGA
- the tatA gene encoding Sec-independent protein translocase subunit TatA, producing the protein MGALSPSHWAIIAVVLVVLFGSKKLPDAARGLGRSMRILKTEVGELQADAPELEK; encoded by the coding sequence GTGGGGGCGCTGAGCCCGAGCCACTGGGCGATCATCGCGGTGGTGCTCGTGGTGCTGTTCGGATCGAAGAAGCTCCCGGACGCCGCCCGCGGCCTGGGACGGTCGATGCGAATCCTCAAGACGGAGGTGGGGGAGTTGCAGGCGGACGCCCCTGAACTGGAGAAATAG
- a CDS encoding APC family permease yields MSALSDAIARSFATREPERQALSPLRALGRRQLSGVEVLAQSVATTAPAVSMVVLPVTMFTHRMLLSGLITIVVATVAVSLIAICVSQFTRRMAAAGGLYSFVFQGLGTRAALTAGVAMLTKYVGSAVMTLYHGGQAVIATLGFFGLELRAPAERLLVYAGIAIVILACLVRGVRFAALAILAVESCSLLFIVGLMIVSGAGGQHALVPPSDSAYGPLLMTLAAVFALAGFESATFFGPEAKRPLATVTRTVTLTPMICGGLFIFSAWAAWSGRTDTLVNAYLHGTATGVDPAVVIALNLGLGTSWLASAMASSNAASRLLYSMGIERVVPRLFARVHRGYRTPFAALAVIVCAVCLGAGTFGIVGKSTGFGHVQLIARTAVVAAYVLVAVASVRFLGRIGEHTPLVRAAGVAGSAAGTIVLAYMLFVNVAHGFSMVPAVVLTLLLSGSAWQRFLQWRHPASLRSIGVFDTAETDDVLPGAGVFATDAAGNLALTAAGRTPGPR; encoded by the coding sequence ATGTCAGCTCTTTCCGACGCCATCGCGCGTTCGTTCGCCACCCGCGAGCCCGAACGTCAGGCCCTGTCGCCGCTGCGTGCGCTTGGCCGGCGGCAGTTGTCGGGCGTCGAGGTTCTCGCCCAGTCGGTGGCCACGACGGCTCCGGCGGTGTCGATGGTGGTCCTGCCCGTCACCATGTTCACCCACCGGATGCTGCTGAGCGGTCTGATCACGATCGTCGTCGCGACGGTGGCCGTGTCCCTGATCGCAATCTGCGTCTCGCAGTTCACCCGACGCATGGCGGCCGCGGGCGGCCTCTACAGTTTCGTGTTCCAGGGCCTCGGCACTCGTGCCGCGCTGACCGCCGGTGTCGCCATGCTGACCAAATACGTGGGCAGTGCGGTGATGACGCTGTACCACGGGGGGCAGGCCGTGATCGCGACGCTCGGCTTCTTCGGGCTCGAGTTACGCGCGCCGGCGGAGCGCCTCCTCGTCTACGCCGGAATCGCGATCGTGATCCTGGCCTGCCTGGTCCGCGGGGTGCGGTTCGCGGCCCTCGCCATCCTCGCCGTCGAATCGTGCTCGCTGCTGTTCATCGTCGGCCTGATGATCGTGTCGGGCGCGGGCGGCCAACACGCCCTTGTGCCGCCGTCGGATTCGGCGTACGGACCGCTGCTCATGACACTGGCCGCGGTGTTCGCTCTGGCCGGTTTCGAGAGCGCCACGTTCTTCGGTCCGGAGGCCAAGCGCCCGCTCGCCACCGTCACCCGCACGGTGACGCTCACGCCGATGATCTGCGGTGGCCTGTTCATCTTCTCGGCGTGGGCCGCCTGGTCCGGCCGCACGGACACCCTGGTCAACGCGTACCTGCACGGAACCGCGACCGGGGTCGACCCGGCCGTGGTGATCGCCCTCAACCTCGGGTTGGGCACGTCGTGGCTGGCGTCGGCGATGGCGTCGTCGAATGCCGCCTCGCGCCTGCTGTATTCGATGGGGATCGAACGGGTAGTCCCGCGGCTGTTCGCCCGAGTGCACCGCGGCTACCGCACGCCGTTCGCAGCCCTCGCCGTCATCGTGTGCGCCGTGTGCCTCGGCGCCGGGACCTTCGGGATCGTCGGCAAGTCGACCGGGTTCGGTCACGTGCAACTGATCGCCAGGACCGCGGTGGTCGCGGCGTACGTGCTGGTGGCCGTGGCGTCGGTGCGGTTCCTCGGCCGGATCGGGGAGCACACTCCCCTCGTCCGGGCGGCGGGCGTCGCGGGCAGCGCCGCAGGGACAATCGTGCTGGCCTACATGCTGTTCGTGAACGTGGCACACGGCTTCTCGATGGTCCCGGCCGTGGTGCTCACCCTGTTGCTGTCGGGTTCTGCGTGGCAGCGTTTCCTACAGTGGCGTCATCCGGCGAGCCTGCGGTCGATCGGTGTGTTCGACACCGCGGAGACGGACGACGTTCTGCCGGGAGCGGGAGTCTTCGCGACGGACGCCGCCGGGAACCTGGCGTTGACGGCGGCTGGACGCACCCCCGGGCCCCGGTGA
- a CDS encoding IclR family transcriptional regulator yields the protein MGARAGEIAGHEPRAVQKALALLEAVAQLGSGATARDIAAHAGIPQATAYRLLNLLTADGYLVRIADLSGFALGRRTRQLAGAGAAPEPVDYHAVLDDVREQVRFGIHLASFAGSRVRLVDRDPDHELSGEATITAHLHASAIGKILLASRPDLLPQNLRRVTSRTVTEFAALHAELDAVRRTGSAREVDEVRVGRSSVAVPVLDAQNAVMGCVAAIGKTGRLAVDDPELTDLLRSCAARVGGRVPA from the coding sequence ATGGGCGCCCGAGCCGGGGAGATCGCGGGCCACGAACCCCGCGCCGTGCAGAAGGCACTCGCACTGCTCGAGGCCGTCGCTCAGCTGGGGTCCGGGGCCACCGCGCGAGATATCGCCGCGCACGCGGGCATCCCCCAGGCCACCGCGTACCGGCTGCTCAATCTCCTGACCGCCGACGGGTATCTGGTGCGGATCGCCGACCTGTCCGGCTTCGCGCTCGGCCGGAGAACCCGGCAGTTGGCGGGGGCCGGCGCGGCGCCGGAACCGGTCGACTACCACGCCGTACTCGACGACGTGCGGGAGCAGGTCCGTTTCGGGATCCATCTGGCATCGTTCGCCGGCAGCCGGGTGCGACTCGTCGACCGCGACCCCGATCACGAACTCAGCGGCGAGGCAACCATTACCGCGCACCTGCACGCGTCCGCGATCGGCAAGATCCTCCTTGCCTCGCGACCGGACCTCCTCCCGCAGAACCTCAGACGAGTCACGTCCCGGACCGTCACCGAATTCGCTGCGCTGCATGCCGAACTCGACGCCGTCCGACGCACCGGTTCGGCCCGCGAGGTCGACGAGGTGCGGGTCGGGCGCAGCTCCGTCGCGGTTCCGGTGCTCGATGCGCAGAACGCGGTGATGGGTTGCGTCGCGGCGATCGGCAAGACCGGGCGGCTGGCCGTCGACGATCCCGAGCTCACCGACCTCCTGCGCTCGTGCGCGGCCCGGGTCGGCGGACGGGTCCCCGCCTGA
- a CDS encoding BTAD domain-containing putative transcriptional regulator has translation MSVDERVAPASTPIQVALLGEVSTYRSGVLAPLPGTRARSLLVALARDPGRSRAAQALIDEVWGEDPPRSPMNALHTQVSRLRAALPDGVLEIGPAGYRLRVPRDAVDLTRAEDMARRWQGRDHDRGVGPDEIRAALALWRGEPGADLPAGVAATELAAHAAVIRGRLEAAELAALVEAGAWEAALPEAQVQVAAGPLDERAHADLMRALAGLGRENEALDVFATFRTRLVDRLGADPSPALVALHTEILRGGSPPASAVQRLAPPDRTAIGLRAAPNTLLGRDTDIVAIERLLTSSRVVTILGPGGAGKTRLAHELGVRAAAGTSVALVELAALRSSEDVVAAISGTLGLSEVDLAPGRLVVSRVHSARERLREALSAGPMLLILDNCEHVIGACSEIVADLVAAGNQLTVLATSRSPLMLASEAVYPLPPLASDAEDAPAVQLFTARARAVRPTARLDPETVRGICRTLDGLPLAIELAAARVRSMSVEDIGRRLEHRFALLRSNDPTSPERHRTLHAVIDWSWQLLGEQQQVALRRLCRFPAGFTLDAARTIAEWDGVDDVVDAVEGLVNQSLLSVSETSDTLRYYMLETVREYGEEQLAAAAEESEVFRRQGMWARGFASEALGRCRADQVALADDIDADHDNLLAVLRWAVERGDAETVTTVFPLLGGLWSIRGAHSEVMNWTPRILAATADSDLRDVDSELVAYTFLLAGMHLVFGGETRSLARTRTRLRHVVRERPDLPSVTGFAVRLILSLGSGRRLARAVADGVRSNDRETRAAALSVRASLRENLGDFRGAMRDARAVSDLCVAIGDVWGTAMAAQFLGSLHSQSGQYRAAVGRYQVAVEGMRRLGAQEEANQLWGFQASALIADGDVVRGRKVLAETVLEHRGALAATDDHQQDEWRVAAISSLAEADLADGDVERGLARYREALDMMYPRIVSEPYADPFGLMLAASVVCAHVLHGRSEMMVEFVPQLAGWASTRLGMGMYPDLPVTGAVAAGVGCFEIAHGNSERGLALLALSSPARARQDSASLQHHRHVAFALDRVDADRWESARARVGTWSRRMVRAEILDMLTTLR, from the coding sequence ATGAGCGTCGACGAGAGGGTGGCACCGGCAAGTACACCGATTCAGGTCGCCTTGCTGGGTGAGGTCTCGACGTACCGATCGGGTGTGCTCGCACCGTTGCCCGGCACCCGTGCGCGCAGCCTGCTGGTCGCCCTGGCCCGCGACCCCGGCCGGAGCAGGGCTGCGCAGGCCCTCATCGACGAGGTGTGGGGCGAGGATCCGCCGCGGTCCCCGATGAACGCTCTGCACACGCAGGTCTCCCGGCTACGCGCGGCGTTGCCGGACGGGGTGCTGGAGATCGGCCCGGCCGGATACCGGCTGAGAGTCCCGCGCGACGCCGTCGATCTGACCCGGGCAGAAGACATGGCACGCCGATGGCAGGGCCGGGATCACGATCGCGGTGTGGGACCGGACGAGATCCGGGCCGCGCTCGCACTGTGGCGGGGGGAGCCGGGCGCCGACCTTCCCGCGGGGGTGGCGGCAACGGAACTTGCCGCCCACGCGGCGGTGATCCGGGGCCGGCTCGAGGCCGCGGAACTCGCCGCGCTGGTGGAGGCCGGAGCCTGGGAGGCCGCTCTCCCCGAGGCACAGGTCCAGGTGGCCGCCGGACCTCTGGACGAGCGGGCGCACGCCGACCTCATGCGCGCGCTCGCCGGGCTCGGGCGCGAGAACGAGGCGCTCGACGTGTTCGCGACCTTCCGCACGCGGCTGGTGGACCGGCTGGGAGCAGACCCGTCGCCGGCGCTCGTCGCGCTGCACACCGAGATCCTGCGCGGCGGCAGCCCACCCGCGTCGGCGGTCCAGCGCCTCGCGCCGCCGGACCGGACGGCGATCGGGCTTCGTGCGGCGCCCAACACGCTACTCGGACGCGACACCGACATCGTGGCGATCGAACGACTGCTCACGTCGTCGCGGGTCGTCACCATTCTCGGACCGGGCGGTGCGGGAAAGACGCGGCTCGCTCACGAACTGGGTGTGCGCGCTGCCGCCGGGACGTCCGTGGCGCTGGTGGAACTCGCGGCGCTGCGGAGCAGCGAGGACGTCGTGGCGGCGATCAGCGGCACCCTGGGTCTCAGCGAGGTCGACCTCGCACCGGGACGGCTCGTCGTGAGCCGCGTGCACTCCGCGCGGGAACGACTCCGGGAAGCGTTGTCGGCCGGACCGATGCTCCTGATCCTCGACAACTGCGAGCACGTGATCGGCGCCTGCTCCGAGATCGTCGCCGACCTGGTGGCGGCCGGAAACCAGTTGACGGTCCTCGCGACCAGCCGATCGCCGCTCATGCTCGCGTCCGAGGCCGTGTACCCGCTGCCGCCGTTGGCGAGCGACGCCGAGGACGCTCCCGCCGTGCAACTCTTCACGGCCCGGGCACGCGCGGTGCGGCCGACGGCCCGTCTGGATCCGGAGACCGTCCGCGGCATCTGCCGCACACTCGACGGTCTTCCCCTCGCGATCGAACTGGCCGCCGCGCGGGTGCGCAGCATGAGCGTCGAGGACATCGGCCGGCGCCTCGAGCACCGGTTCGCGCTGCTGCGGTCCAACGACCCGACGTCGCCGGAGCGGCATCGCACCCTGCATGCCGTCATCGATTGGAGCTGGCAGCTCCTGGGCGAGCAGCAGCAGGTCGCGTTGCGCAGACTGTGCCGGTTTCCGGCCGGGTTCACCCTCGACGCGGCCCGGACGATCGCGGAATGGGACGGCGTCGACGACGTCGTGGATGCCGTCGAGGGTCTCGTCAACCAATCCCTCCTGTCGGTGTCGGAGACGTCGGACACGCTGCGCTACTACATGCTCGAGACGGTGCGCGAATACGGCGAGGAGCAACTCGCCGCAGCCGCCGAGGAGTCGGAAGTGTTCCGGCGCCAGGGAATGTGGGCGCGCGGGTTCGCGTCGGAGGCGCTCGGGCGGTGCCGTGCCGACCAGGTCGCGCTCGCGGACGACATCGACGCCGATCACGACAACCTGCTCGCGGTGCTGCGGTGGGCGGTGGAACGGGGCGATGCCGAGACGGTCACGACCGTGTTCCCGCTGCTGGGCGGGCTGTGGTCCATTCGGGGCGCGCATTCGGAGGTGATGAACTGGACGCCACGGATCCTCGCGGCGACCGCCGATTCGGACCTGCGCGACGTCGACTCGGAGTTGGTGGCGTACACGTTCCTGCTCGCGGGGATGCACCTGGTCTTCGGTGGTGAGACCCGGTCCCTCGCCCGCACCCGGACGCGACTGCGGCACGTCGTCCGGGAGCGTCCCGACCTCCCGTCGGTCACGGGGTTCGCGGTGCGGCTCATCCTGTCCCTGGGTTCGGGGCGGCGACTCGCCAGGGCGGTCGCCGACGGAGTGCGCTCGAACGATCGGGAAACCCGTGCTGCGGCGCTGTCGGTACGAGCCAGCCTGCGGGAGAATCTCGGCGACTTCCGCGGTGCCATGCGCGACGCCCGGGCCGTCTCCGACCTGTGCGTCGCGATCGGCGACGTGTGGGGTACGGCGATGGCCGCGCAATTCCTCGGTTCGCTGCACAGCCAGTCCGGGCAGTACCGGGCCGCGGTAGGGCGTTATCAGGTCGCGGTCGAGGGGATGCGGAGGCTGGGTGCGCAGGAGGAGGCGAATCAGCTGTGGGGTTTCCAGGCCTCGGCGCTGATCGCCGACGGTGACGTGGTGAGGGGCCGGAAGGTGCTGGCCGAGACGGTGCTCGAGCATCGCGGTGCGCTCGCGGCCACGGACGACCATCAGCAGGACGAATGGCGGGTAGCTGCCATCAGCAGTCTCGCGGAGGCCGATCTGGCGGACGGCGACGTCGAGCGGGGGCTCGCCCGTTATCGTGAGGCGCTGGACATGATGTATCCCCGGATCGTGTCCGAGCCCTACGCCGATCCGTTCGGACTCATGCTGGCGGCCTCGGTGGTGTGCGCCCACGTGCTGCACGGCCGGTCCGAGATGATGGTGGAGTTCGTTCCGCAGCTCGCGGGATGGGCGTCGACCCGGCTGGGTATGGGCATGTATCCGGATCTACCGGTCACCGGCGCCGTCGCCGCCGGCGTCGGATGCTTCGAGATCGCGCACGGGAATTCCGAACGTGGACTCGCGCTGCTGGCACTCTCTTCGCCTGCCCGCGCCCGGCAGGACAGCGCCTCGCTGCAGCACCACCGGCACGTGGCCTTCGCACTCGACCGAGTCGACGCGGACCGCTGGGAATCGGCGCGAGCGAGGGTCGGCACCTGGTCACGTCGCATGGTGCGCGCGGAGATTCTCGACATGCTCACCACGCTGAGGTGA
- a CDS encoding FAD-dependent oxidoreductase, whose amino-acid sequence MKGLGVTGGAGLAYGAMSTLGLAPSTAAPARTFRPLAAGDLIGKVKGSHSVVVLGGGPAGLCSAFELQKAGYTVTVLEARTRPGGRVWTARGGTEETDLGGETQKCTFSDGHFYNVGATRIPQSHITLDYCRELGVEIQGFGNQNANTFVNYRSDTSLSNQSVTYRAAKADTFGYMSELLKKATDQGALDQVLTREDKDALSEFLSDFGDLSDDGRYLGSSRRGYDSEPGAGLNFGTEKKPFAMQDVIRSGIGRNFSFDFGYDQAMMMFTPVGGMDRIYYAFQDRIGTDNIVFGAEVTSMKNVSGGVTVEYAAGGAKKSITADYAICTIPPHLIGRLQNNLPADVLTALKAAKPSSSGKLGIEYSRRWWETEDRIYGGASNTDRDISQIMFPYDHYNSDRGVVVAYYSSGKRQEAFESLTHRQRLAKAVAEGSEIHGEKYTRDISSSFSGSWRRTKYSESAWANWAGSGGSHGGAATPEYEKLLAPVDKIYFAGDHLSNAIAWQHGALTSARDVVTHIHERVAQEA is encoded by the coding sequence ATGAAGGGCCTGGGGGTCACCGGCGGCGCGGGACTCGCCTACGGGGCGATGTCGACGCTCGGGCTCGCACCGTCGACCGCCGCGCCCGCCCGCACCTTCCGACCGCTCGCGGCCGGCGACCTGATCGGCAAGGTGAAGGGCAGCCATTCCGTGGTCGTGCTCGGCGGCGGCCCCGCCGGCCTCTGTTCCGCCTTCGAACTGCAGAAGGCCGGATACACGGTGACCGTCCTCGAGGCCCGCACCCGGCCCGGCGGCCGCGTCTGGACCGCCCGGGGCGGAACCGAGGAGACCGACCTGGGCGGCGAGACGCAGAAGTGCACGTTCTCGGACGGCCACTTCTACAACGTCGGTGCCACCCGCATCCCGCAGAGCCACATCACCCTCGACTACTGCCGCGAACTGGGCGTCGAGATACAGGGATTCGGCAACCAGAACGCCAATACGTTCGTCAACTACCGGAGCGACACGTCGCTGTCGAACCAGTCCGTCACCTACCGCGCCGCCAAGGCCGACACGTTCGGCTACATGTCGGAGCTGCTGAAGAAGGCCACCGATCAGGGTGCCCTCGACCAGGTGCTCACCCGGGAGGACAAGGACGCCCTGTCGGAGTTCCTCAGCGACTTCGGTGATCTCTCCGACGACGGCCGATACCTCGGATCATCGCGTCGCGGTTACGATTCCGAGCCCGGAGCCGGCCTGAACTTCGGCACCGAGAAGAAGCCGTTCGCGATGCAGGACGTGATCCGCAGCGGAATCGGCCGCAATTTCAGCTTCGACTTCGGCTACGACCAGGCGATGATGATGTTCACCCCGGTCGGCGGCATGGACCGCATCTACTACGCGTTCCAGGACAGGATCGGCACCGACAACATCGTCTTCGGCGCCGAGGTCACGTCGATGAAGAACGTGTCCGGCGGAGTCACCGTGGAGTACGCTGCCGGCGGCGCGAAGAAGTCGATCACCGCCGACTACGCGATCTGCACGATCCCGCCGCACTTGATCGGGCGACTGCAGAACAATCTGCCCGCGGACGTGCTCACCGCGCTGAAGGCGGCCAAGCCGTCGTCGTCCGGGAAGCTCGGCATCGAGTACTCGCGCCGGTGGTGGGAGACGGAGGACCGCATCTACGGCGGCGCGTCCAACACCGACAGGGACATCTCGCAGATCATGTTCCCGTACGACCACTACAACTCCGACCGGGGTGTGGTCGTCGCCTACTACAGCAGCGGCAAGCGGCAGGAAGCGTTCGAATCTCTCACCCACCGGCAGCGGCTCGCCAAGGCGGTCGCGGAAGGCTCGGAGATCCACGGCGAGAAGTACACCCGCGACATCTCCTCGTCGTTCTCGGGCAGCTGGCGCCGCACCAAGTACTCCGAGAGCGCGTGGGCGAACTGGGCGGGCAGCGGCGGCTCGCACGGCGGCGCCGCCACCCCCGAGTACGAGAAGCTGCTCGCACCCGTCGACAAGATCTACTTCGCCGGCGACCACCTCTCCAACGCCATCGCCTGGCAGCACGGCGCCCTGACGTCGGCCCGCGACGTCGTCACCCACATCCACGAGCGCGTGGCCCAGGAAGCCTGA